The window AGGATGTAGCCTGTGCCCAAAGCCCAGATGAAGACACTTGCGACACCAATGATCTGGGTGATGAGCAGGCTGACGCCGCCGCCGTAAAACAGGCCAGCTTCGCCACCGAAATCCGGGCTGGCAAGGAGGCCGACAAGGAGTGTGCCGCAAGCGCCACAAACACCGTGGACAGAGATGGCACCGACCGGGTCGTCAATTTTGAGGACTTTATCGATGAATTCAACGGACAGGACAACAAGGATACCGCAGATGAAGCCGATAATCAGCGCGCCAGTGGGGCTGACGTTGGCACAACCGGCAGTAATGCCAACCAAGCCGGCGAGAACTCCGTTGAGGCTCATGGACGGGTCAGGCTTGCCGTAGCGCATCCATGTGACCATCATGGCAGCCAAGCCACCCATGCAGGCAGCCAAGTTGGTGGTCGTCGCGATGACGCCGATGGAGCCGGAAGCTTCCGTGGTCGAACCGGGGTTGAACCCGAACCAACCGAACCAGAGAATGAAGACACCCAAGGCGACCAAAGGAATGTTATGGCCGGGAATAGCGCGGGCAACACCGTCACTGGTGTATTTGCCAATACGAGGACCGACAACCATAGCACCGGCAAGAGCAATCCAGCCACCGACGGAGTGAACGACCGTAGAGCCGGCAAAGTCAATCATCGGAGTGGACAGGGACGAAAGCCAACCACCGCCCCAAATCCAGTGGCCCGAAATGGGGTAAATGAAACCGGTGACGACCACGCTGACAACCAAGTACGCAACAAATTTTGTACGTTCGGCAATGGCACCGGACACGATGGTGACGGCGGTAGCGGCGAACACGGTCTGGAAGAACCAGAATGTGTAGGTCCAGATGGCATCGTCGCTGCCGGTTCCGCCGGCCGAGAGGCCGAAGTTGGACCAGCCGATGAAGCTGCTGATGTCATCACCGAACATGAATGCGAAGCCGCACAAGAAGAAAATCACGCTGCCGGCCGAAAAGTCGAACATGTTTTTCATCAAAATGTTACAGGCGTTTTTGGCTCGGGTAAGCCCTGTTTCGACCATCGCGAAACCAGCCTGCATGAACATGACCAAAATGGCTGCAATAAGCGTCCATACAACGTTGCCGTTGAACTGAGTTAAATACTCGGGAGCTGCTGCATCCTGGGCCATTGCGTTTTCGGGCATAATCGAAGCCAAAAGGAGCGCCGCGCCTCCAAGAGCGAGACCTTTGGCCAAGGTGCCGTTTACCGTCCTTCCATCCATAAATCCTTCCTCCTTAACGTAGTGTTGCTTTTCCTGGCAGGGACTGCAGGGACCAATTTGTTCCGTCGGGGAAACGGAAGACGGAATTGTCTAAGCAAGACCCAGGCCAAATGCTAACATTTTGAAATTTAAAGAAAAGCTTGTCGCACCCTCGGTGGGCATTACATTTTTGTTTGCCCCACCGGGAGCATGTGTTACATAATTGTAGCTCAATGGCAACAAAAAATTATCTTGGAGTAATAGAATTCGTAAAGTCTACGATTTCGGTATGTTGATCTCTGAGGCGGAAAGACCATTTTGTACATTGTGATTAGCAAAATCGAAAATCAAGCCCGAAGCGAGCGGTGTTGTTTCGGAATTATGACAATTCGAGACAGGAATGCGCTGTGAGTGGCCCACTATGAGAAGGTAATGTGAGACTGTGGTGTTTTTGTCAATAATACGGTAAAAAAAAATATACAAACCGTTGATTGTCGTGTGTGTAAAGGAGCTTGCATGCCTCACACCGTTCCTGAGTTTGAAAATCGGAGTATCCCGGTATTTATCTCCAGGCAGCCTGTATTTGATCGTAAAAAAATCCTACAGGCGTATAAGGTTATGCTGCATCATGCCGCGGGTGAAGATGCTGGCGTGGCTTTGGCTACGGAGGGGATGGCAAACGCATTGCAAGGAATTGGTGAAAACGCACGAATTTTTATCGCGTCTCCTCCATCTGTTTCATCTCCGGATGAACTTTTTCATATCCACAAAGACCGGCTTGCGCTTATTATGGATTGTTCCGGAGACAATTTGGAACTGTGCATCGCCGGCTATCAAGAATTGAAACAACAAGGATTTTGCTTGATCCTTGATAACTACGACGGACGGTCTGAACATGTTGCATTGCTTCATCTGGCCGATATCGTATCGTTATCTATTGGTCGTTTGTCGGCGGCGGACGTGCTTGGCTTGTCCAGGCAGGTGAAGAAGGTTGGCGCCGATGTTATGGCTTCAGATATTCAGGATTGGGAGAGCTTTGAAGGGGCAAAGGCGCTTCGGTTCGAGTATTTTCATGGTCCTTTTTTCGGGAAACTTCATATGGTGCCGGGCCGTTCCATGACAACGGCATCATTGTCTCGTGTGCGTTTGTTCAAAGCACTCAATGCACCAGACTCCACAGTAGATCAGCTTGCCGATGTCGTGGCCATGGATCCAGCGCTTGTCTATAAGCTACTTAAATTTATCAATGCGGCCTCCATGGGATTTAAAAGTCGTATCACGTCTATTCCACACGCAATCAATTTACTTGGCATTGTGCCGTTTCGGCGGTGGGCTCTCGCTGTAATCATGTCGGATTTCGATAACACGACGAGGGGACGTGAACTGGTCTATCTTGCGCTTCAGCGTTCACGGTTTTTAGAGTTAATCGGGACAACAGCGCAGAGGGGAGGCTATGCTCCTGATACGTTGCTGCTGTTTGGACTCTTTTCTAAACTTGATGCGTTGGCGGGAAGGCCCATGGATGAACTCATTGACGATATGGCCTTGAATCCTATTATAAAAGATGCACTCAAAGGGCGTAAGAATAGTGCACATGATTGGCTCGATCTACTTGAAGCCGTGGAGACCGGGGATTGGCAGATCGTTTCCAATATTGTCAATAAATATGCTATCCCTCCGGCAGAAGCTGCGAAGAACTATTTT of the Desulfovibrio inopinatus DSM 10711 genome contains:
- a CDS encoding ammonium transporter; translated protein: MDGRTVNGTLAKGLALGGAALLLASIMPENAMAQDAAAPEYLTQFNGNVVWTLIAAILVMFMQAGFAMVETGLTRAKNACNILMKNMFDFSAGSVIFFLCGFAFMFGDDISSFIGWSNFGLSAGGTGSDDAIWTYTFWFFQTVFAATAVTIVSGAIAERTKFVAYLVVSVVVTGFIYPISGHWIWGGGWLSSLSTPMIDFAGSTVVHSVGGWIALAGAMVVGPRIGKYTSDGVARAIPGHNIPLVALGVFILWFGWFGFNPGSTTEASGSIGVIATTTNLAACMGGLAAMMVTWMRYGKPDPSMSLNGVLAGLVGITAGCANVSPTGALIIGFICGILVVLSVEFIDKVLKIDDPVGAISVHGVCGACGTLLVGLLASPDFGGEAGLFYGGGVSLLITQIIGVASVFIWALGTGYILFTVLKVTVGVRVSEEEEIRGLDIGEHGMEAYNGFQIFTTE
- a CDS encoding EAL and HDOD domain-containing protein, encoding MPHTVPEFENRSIPVFISRQPVFDRKKILQAYKVMLHHAAGEDAGVALATEGMANALQGIGENARIFIASPPSVSSPDELFHIHKDRLALIMDCSGDNLELCIAGYQELKQQGFCLILDNYDGRSEHVALLHLADIVSLSIGRLSAADVLGLSRQVKKVGADVMASDIQDWESFEGAKALRFEYFHGPFFGKLHMVPGRSMTTASLSRVRLFKALNAPDSTVDQLADVVAMDPALVYKLLKFINAASMGFKSRITSIPHAINLLGIVPFRRWALAVIMSDFDNTTRGRELVYLALQRSRFLELIGTTAQRGGYAPDTLLLFGLFSKLDALAGRPMDELIDDMALNPIIKDALKGRKNSAHDWLDLLEAVETGDWQIVSNIVNKYAIPPAEAAKNYFLSAYWAKTVIGVLERQ